The proteins below are encoded in one region of Leptotrichia sp. oral taxon 218:
- a CDS encoding autotransporter-associated N-terminal domain-containing protein: MGSNNLRQLKKDLKAFAKRVKDFKYTDSALITFLLTGIITLGISNVTFSVEDAIATQTRQINSSIKDMRLQFKKARNENDKLLRDTNLELIQLMEQGDHVVKSPWSSWQYGMNYFNNNWNGTYKGRGDKKEKYPYEGRFERSKNSFERYTSPLSSHYGDLSLGANRRSASSNLRSGIPSSYGIASNDPAQEPIVEMNVEASIRPKTVKIDIPDLGIRAPQLNALGVPNLLPPSLEIPAPSIVTVPNKLPSVSATPISEYKFNPHNVLSTESPWSTKPQDGKSYTYYSGWDPGTARPANKSVYQYNASGTLMTPAASRVTNVFYLNTNTQPNGTQHWKLSDATVHVAGDANSYPKGTIALHTVWDGEIENVTGYLHGLGTFISTEAWHSGKVKLTSTTVNIDGTNNSVFYGYPTTYFGLAKTSNYSAYKQRGGFTGTLDVNINNANDNYIYSVMGVQGSMAIKSSGKYTINGNKNLVYLGLGYVPNWQNLVGSGSIEKDYKNATPTDAKMTPYIKIGNSTINGNSNVSLFFDNRHGDSSIPHYNDGTAKGQSGQDWAKSIIGIYQGEIDVAANIGDSSASVGNVGVYSKSGQRVEIVPQDDLGAPSPDTTFPDYNIDKIHNLEIGAAKIYFGKYSTDGIMFAADQGSVIDVARPQKADANATGTTPYLEITPSTTIQDSASALTSSVDDTSNQAATGTVIAYATGTWDNKNMPGGVAAGLRGQGSRINLYAPVIMSGRSDVTRAIPNPSVALLGDNKGIVNAKEDVTANGYGSIVALAKRNGVVIADKNITAKDTGASGDSATKPYLYTNIGAYAGSGGTVTIAGNADIHGIGGMADGNSSVVNLNGTGNTIKTGKDGALVATNGGTVNFAGGIIDHSENEAKDHDKSTPMFANNTGHVNFTGHTTINIANGILMPGQASDYTAASGTATKYNGMQHVDVNLTGDGVVLSSHDGHAPVHWTGGTIANVIQSEMKLNSFNDGGHSYKIYYINGDFFIDGNIDLDSTTEAFNKFVLAREKVTISPGVTVSSATGKGLALGSNKHATTNMDSGYTNKGTINITGGTPTGTTAINTSYGYLDNQSAINMDNGIAAYGVNGSKFTNNSTGTINITNGGVGMAAFASATSGLQAYGTDAKVLTATDKVLELDNRGTITVGGNQSIGLYGETNDIAGRGLVASNGSITNTGKIIMTGDAAVGILAKRATVNLGGTGSSDITVGTNGIGVYAENSPVNIVSNTGIEVKDKGVGIFVKNDGSTLTGSALEIKYTGSANNSAAGIFYEGGAGHNVTNTTDVNIVNSGSNKGIVGVYMNNGGTLTNAATITDKSGKAYGIYSEGADVVNNGTLNIGNKGKGILSTGGNVRLTSSSVINLGEDEAIGVYTKGTGNNVTADAGSTMAIGNGSYGFINEGTGNTITSNMTSQTVGDNTVFVFSRDTSGTVINNTPLTSTGSLNYGLYSAGNVVNNADINYSSGIGNVGIYSINGGSAVNNPGVSITVGASNSDPTANQYAIGMAAGYVGDATTPAYTGNIENKGIINVVGPYSIGMYGVNKGTKVVNSGIINLNASNTTGMYLDNGAEGINNGTIKSNGTGLKKVVGVVVKNGSTIENNGTIDINADEAVGLLSKGNVAGQNPGIIKNYGTLTIRGAGSVNTQIPQPGHEISKDMAGIKIHAPSGSSTATITVNGVPVVPEVATTTGEEYKPMEVSTIGMYIDTSNKRFTRPIVGLSNLSTLKNADLIIGTEAAQNTTSKYIQLSPQILAPYNQMILNNPQIGKWNIYSGSLTWMSSVAQNQTDGTIENAYLAKIPYTRWAGNENTPVNSTDSYNFLDGLEQRYGVEGLGTREKSLFDKLNGIGNNEEVLLYQAADEMMGHQYGNTQMRINATGSMLDKEFRYLKHDWRNPSKQNNKIKVFGMRDEYNTDTAGIIDYTSNAYGVAYVHEDEAIKMGNSQGWYAGAVTNRFKFKDIGHSRENQTQIKAGVFKTMSPENDHNGSLQWTIGGDVFAGINEMKRRYLVVDDIFQAKSNYNSYGAALKTDLGYDIRLSERTHLRPYGALKMEYGKFSNIKENSGEMRLEIKGNDYFSVKPEAGAEFKYVQPLAVRTNLSVGLTAAYENELGKVGNVNNEGRVRYTNADWFGIRGEKDDRKGNGKFDLNIGVDNTRFGVTVNAGYDTKGKNVRSGVGFRLIY; this comes from the coding sequence ATGGGAAGCAATAATTTAAGACAACTAAAAAAAGATTTAAAAGCTTTTGCCAAAAGAGTAAAAGACTTTAAATACACAGATTCAGCATTAATTACGTTTCTTTTGACAGGAATTATAACGTTAGGAATTTCAAACGTGACATTTTCTGTCGAAGATGCGATAGCTACTCAAACTAGACAGATAAACAGCTCAATAAAAGACATGAGGTTGCAATTCAAAAAAGCAAGAAATGAAAATGATAAATTGCTTAGAGATACAAACTTAGAACTAATTCAGTTGATGGAACAGGGAGATCATGTTGTAAAATCACCTTGGAGCAGCTGGCAATATGGTATGAATTATTTTAACAACAATTGGAATGGAACATATAAGGGAAGAGGAGATAAGAAAGAAAAATATCCTTACGAAGGAAGATTTGAGAGAAGTAAAAACTCATTTGAAAGATATACTTCGCCTTTAAGTAGCCATTACGGAGATTTATCTTTGGGAGCAAACAGACGTTCAGCCTCATCAAATTTAAGAAGTGGAATTCCTTCATCATACGGAATAGCAAGTAACGACCCAGCACAAGAACCAATTGTGGAAATGAATGTGGAAGCCTCAATCAGGCCTAAAACAGTAAAGATAGATATTCCAGATTTGGGAATAAGAGCGCCACAGTTAAATGCTTTGGGAGTACCTAATTTATTGCCGCCTTCATTGGAGATACCTGCACCTTCTATAGTTACAGTGCCAAATAAACTTCCTTCAGTAAGCGCAACACCTATATCTGAATATAAGTTTAATCCACATAATGTACTTTCAACAGAATCTCCTTGGAGCACAAAACCTCAAGATGGTAAAAGTTATACTTATTACTCGGGATGGGATCCGGGTACAGCACGACCTGCAAATAAATCAGTATACCAATATAATGCTAGTGGAACTTTAATGACACCCGCCGCAAGCAGAGTAACAAATGTATTTTATTTGAATACAAATACTCAACCAAATGGAACGCAGCATTGGAAATTAAGTGATGCAACAGTTCATGTTGCTGGAGATGCAAACTCTTATCCTAAAGGAACTATTGCACTTCATACAGTCTGGGATGGAGAAATTGAAAATGTGACAGGATATTTGCATGGCTTGGGAACTTTTATCTCAACAGAAGCATGGCATTCAGGAAAAGTAAAATTAACAAGTACAACAGTTAATATAGATGGAACTAACAACAGTGTGTTTTATGGGTATCCAACAACTTATTTTGGATTGGCAAAGACAAGCAATTATAGTGCGTATAAACAAAGAGGAGGCTTTACAGGAACTCTTGATGTTAATATTAATAATGCAAATGATAATTATATTTATTCTGTAATGGGTGTGCAAGGAAGTATGGCAATTAAAAGTAGCGGAAAATACACAATTAATGGTAATAAAAACCTTGTATATTTAGGGTTAGGATATGTTCCTAACTGGCAAAATTTAGTAGGCAGTGGAAGTATAGAAAAGGATTATAAAAATGCAACACCTACAGATGCTAAAATGACTCCGTACATAAAAATAGGAAACAGTACAATTAACGGTAATTCAAATGTTTCGTTATTTTTTGACAATAGACATGGAGATTCATCAATACCACACTATAATGACGGTACTGCAAAAGGACAAAGTGGACAGGACTGGGCAAAATCTATAATTGGTATTTATCAAGGAGAAATTGATGTCGCAGCGAATATAGGAGATAGTTCTGCTTCAGTAGGAAATGTTGGAGTATATTCAAAATCAGGGCAAAGGGTTGAAATAGTTCCTCAAGACGATTTGGGAGCACCTTCACCTGATACAACTTTTCCTGACTATAACATTGATAAAATTCACAACTTGGAAATAGGGGCTGCTAAAATCTATTTTGGTAAATATTCTACAGATGGTATAATGTTTGCGGCGGATCAAGGTTCAGTAATTGATGTTGCAAGGCCACAAAAAGCAGATGCCAATGCAACAGGGACTACACCGTATTTAGAAATCACTCCTTCTACAACAATTCAAGATTCAGCTTCAGCATTGACAAGTTCAGTTGATGATACTTCAAACCAGGCAGCAACAGGAACTGTGATTGCATATGCGACAGGCACATGGGATAATAAAAATATGCCTGGAGGGGTAGCAGCTGGACTAAGAGGACAAGGAAGTAGAATCAACCTTTATGCTCCTGTAATTATGTCAGGAAGATCAGATGTTACAAGAGCAATACCAAATCCCTCTGTAGCATTGTTAGGAGACAATAAAGGTATTGTTAATGCCAAAGAAGATGTAACAGCAAATGGATATGGCTCTATAGTAGCATTGGCGAAAAGAAATGGAGTTGTAATTGCAGATAAAAATATAACTGCTAAAGATACAGGAGCATCAGGAGATTCAGCCACAAAACCTTACTTATACACAAATATAGGAGCATATGCAGGTTCTGGCGGAACTGTTACTATAGCAGGAAATGCTGATATTCATGGTATTGGTGGAATGGCAGATGGCAATTCTTCAGTTGTAAACTTAAATGGAACAGGAAATACAATAAAAACAGGAAAAGATGGAGCGTTGGTGGCAACTAACGGTGGAACAGTTAATTTTGCAGGAGGAATAATAGACCACTCTGAAAATGAAGCGAAAGATCATGATAAAAGTACACCGATGTTTGCTAATAATACAGGGCACGTAAACTTTACAGGACATACTACTATAAATATTGCCAATGGAATATTAATGCCTGGACAAGCATCAGATTATACAGCAGCTTCAGGTACAGCTACAAAATACAATGGAATGCAACATGTAGATGTAAACTTGACAGGAGATGGAGTAGTATTGAGTTCACATGACGGACATGCGCCAGTTCATTGGACAGGCGGAACAATAGCCAATGTGATTCAGAGTGAAATGAAACTTAATAGTTTCAATGATGGTGGACATTCATACAAAATTTACTATATAAATGGCGATTTCTTTATAGATGGAAATATAGATTTAGACAGTACAACAGAAGCCTTTAACAAATTTGTTCTTGCAAGAGAAAAGGTAACAATAAGTCCAGGAGTAACAGTAAGCTCTGCTACGGGGAAAGGACTTGCATTGGGATCTAATAAACATGCTACGACAAATATGGATTCAGGATATACAAATAAAGGAACTATAAATATAACAGGAGGTACACCAACTGGAACAACAGCTATTAATACAAGTTATGGATACCTGGATAATCAGAGTGCAATAAATATGGACAATGGAATAGCTGCCTATGGAGTAAATGGAAGTAAATTTACAAATAATTCCACAGGAACAATAAACATTACAAATGGCGGAGTTGGTATGGCAGCATTTGCTTCAGCAACTTCAGGATTACAGGCATATGGAACTGATGCAAAAGTATTAACTGCAACTGACAAAGTTCTTGAGTTAGATAATAGAGGTACAATAACAGTAGGTGGAAATCAGTCAATAGGACTTTATGGAGAAACTAACGATATTGCAGGACGTGGGCTGGTAGCTTCAAATGGAAGTATCACAAACACTGGGAAAATCATAATGACAGGAGATGCAGCAGTAGGAATACTAGCAAAAAGAGCGACTGTCAATCTTGGTGGAACAGGAAGTTCAGATATAACAGTAGGAACAAATGGAATAGGTGTGTATGCTGAAAATTCGCCTGTAAATATTGTATCTAATACAGGAATAGAAGTAAAAGACAAAGGTGTCGGAATATTTGTTAAAAATGATGGAAGCACATTGACAGGTTCAGCACTAGAAATAAAATATACAGGTTCTGCAAATAATTCGGCAGCAGGAATTTTCTATGAAGGTGGAGCAGGACATAATGTTACAAATACCACAGATGTAAATATAGTAAACAGCGGAAGTAATAAAGGAATCGTTGGTGTATATATGAACAATGGTGGAACCCTAACAAATGCAGCAACAATAACAGATAAAAGCGGAAAAGCTTATGGAATCTATTCTGAAGGTGCAGATGTGGTAAATAACGGAACACTAAATATTGGAAACAAAGGTAAGGGAATACTAAGTACAGGTGGAAACGTTAGATTAACAAGCAGTTCTGTAATTAATCTGGGAGAAGATGAAGCAATTGGGGTATACACAAAAGGAACAGGAAACAACGTAACAGCGGATGCAGGTTCTACAATGGCAATTGGTAACGGTTCATATGGATTCATAAATGAAGGAACAGGAAACACAATAACAAGTAATATGACTTCACAGACAGTTGGAGATAACACAGTCTTCGTATTCTCAAGAGATACATCAGGAACAGTGATAAACAATACACCGTTAACTTCGACTGGTTCACTAAACTATGGACTTTATTCAGCAGGAAATGTAGTAAATAATGCAGATATTAACTACAGCTCAGGAATAGGAAACGTAGGAATTTACAGTATAAATGGAGGAAGTGCGGTAAATAATCCAGGTGTCTCAATAACAGTAGGAGCTTCAAATTCTGATCCGACAGCTAACCAGTATGCAATAGGAATGGCGGCAGGATATGTAGGGGATGCGACAACACCGGCTTATACAGGAAATATAGAAAACAAGGGAATAATTAATGTAGTAGGACCATACAGTATAGGAATGTATGGAGTAAACAAAGGAACAAAGGTAGTAAACAGTGGAATAATTAACTTAAATGCAAGCAACACAACAGGAATGTACCTTGATAACGGAGCAGAAGGAATAAATAACGGAACAATCAAGTCAAATGGAACAGGATTAAAGAAGGTAGTCGGAGTTGTAGTTAAGAACGGTTCGACAATAGAAAATAACGGAACAATTGATATTAATGCCGATGAAGCGGTAGGATTACTTTCAAAAGGAAATGTGGCAGGACAGAATCCAGGAATAATCAAGAACTACGGAACATTGACTATAAGAGGAGCAGGATCAGTAAATACTCAGATTCCGCAGCCAGGACATGAAATATCAAAAGATATGGCGGGAATTAAGATACATGCGCCATCAGGTTCATCAACAGCGACAATAACAGTAAACGGAGTGCCAGTAGTACCAGAAGTAGCGACAACGACAGGAGAAGAATACAAACCAATGGAAGTTTCAACAATAGGAATGTATATAGACACTTCAAACAAACGGTTTACAAGACCAATAGTTGGATTAAGTAATCTGAGTACGTTAAAGAATGCAGATTTGATTATAGGGACAGAAGCGGCACAAAATACAACAAGTAAATATATTCAATTAAGTCCACAAATACTTGCACCATATAATCAGATGATTTTAAATAATCCACAGATTGGAAAATGGAATATTTATTCAGGTTCACTTACATGGATGTCAAGTGTAGCACAAAACCAAACAGATGGAACAATAGAAAATGCTTACTTAGCAAAAATTCCATACACTAGATGGGCAGGAAATGAAAATACTCCTGTAAATTCTACAGATTCATATAATTTCCTAGATGGACTTGAACAAAGATATGGAGTTGAAGGTTTAGGAACTAGAGAAAAATCATTATTTGACAAGTTAAATGGAATAGGAAATAATGAAGAAGTTTTATTATATCAGGCAGCTGATGAAATGATGGGTCATCAATATGGAAATACTCAAATGAGAATAAATGCAACTGGAAGTATGCTTGATAAAGAATTTAGATATTTAAAACACGACTGGAGAAATCCATCTAAACAAAATAATAAAATTAAAGTATTTGGAATGAGAGATGAGTATAATACAGATACAGCTGGAATTATTGACTACACAAGCAATGCTTATGGAGTAGCTTATGTTCATGAAGATGAAGCTATTAAGATGGGAAATTCTCAAGGTTGGTATGCTGGAGCTGTGACAAATAGATTTAAATTTAAAGATATAGGACATTCAAGAGAAAATCAAACTCAAATTAAAGCAGGAGTCTTTAAAACAATGTCACCAGAAAATGACCATAATGGATCATTACAATGGACAATTGGTGGAGATGTATTTGCAGGTATTAATGAAATGAAACGTAGATATTTGGTTGTAGATGACATATTCCAAGCAAAATCAAATTATAATTCTTATGGAGCGGCTTTAAAGACAGATTTAGGATATGATATAAGACTTTCTGAAAGAACCCATTTGAGACCTTATGGAGCTTTGAAAATGGAATATGGGAAATTTAGCAATATAAAAGAAAATTCTGGAGAAATGAGATTAGAAATCAAAGGAAATGACTATTTCTCAGTAAAACCAGAAGCTGGTGCAGAATTTAAATATGTTCAGCCATTGGCAGTAAGAACAAATCTATCTGTTGGACTTACAGCGGCTTATGAAAATGAGTTAGGAAAAGTTGGAAATGTAAATAACGAGGGAAGAGTTAGATACACAAATGCAGACTGGTTTGGAATAAGAGGAGAAAAAGACGATAGAAAAGGAAATGGTAAGTTTGACCTTAACATCGGAGTAGATAACACTAGATTTGGTGTTACAGTAAATGCTGGATACGACACTAAAGGTAAAAATGTAAGAAGCGGTGTAGGATTTAGATTAATTTATTAG
- a CDS encoding C40 family peptidase, whose product MKKKGLLTTTLMMVAMLPGTLQAKVSKTKKPIKKNSLATNSNSKTISRKKITSSNSGIYSIPKNNKSELVTEKMSELKKYHEKVLHSGTTAQKKKVFTQKKLLTAYSHWKGTKYALGGDSKKGIDCSALTRRVYREVYKKELPRVAAQQVKTGKKVSDKNLEPGDILFFKTNGGKTNHTTVYVGNTLFINASSSKGVVMSSLKSPYWKKSYRYGVRVKKS is encoded by the coding sequence ATGAAAAAAAAGGGACTTTTAACTACGACGCTTATGATGGTCGCAATGCTTCCTGGAACTTTACAAGCAAAAGTTTCCAAAACTAAAAAACCTATAAAAAAGAATAGTTTAGCAACAAACTCAAATTCAAAAACTATTTCAAGAAAAAAAATAACTTCTTCTAATTCAGGAATTTATTCAATTCCAAAAAATAATAAATCAGAACTTGTCACAGAAAAAATGAGTGAATTAAAAAAATATCACGAAAAAGTTCTTCATTCAGGGACAACTGCTCAAAAGAAAAAAGTTTTTACTCAAAAAAAACTTTTGACAGCCTATAGTCACTGGAAAGGAACTAAATATGCACTTGGTGGCGATTCTAAAAAAGGAATTGACTGTTCTGCACTAACTCGTCGAGTTTATCGTGAAGTTTACAAAAAAGAGTTGCCAAGAGTTGCCGCTCAACAAGTAAAAACAGGAAAAAAAGTTTCCGATAAAAATTTGGAGCCAGGAGATATTTTATTTTTCAAAACTAACGGTGGAAAAACGAATCACACTACCGTTTATGTCGGAAATACATTATTTATAAATGCTTCTTCTTCAAAAGGAGTTGTTATGTCTTCACTAAAAAGTCCATATTGGAAAAAATCTTACAGATATGGAGTCAGAGTAAAAAAATCATAA